In Flavobacterium gelatinilyticum, a genomic segment contains:
- a CDS encoding YggT family protein has translation MDLIKIFLNILIVGLFLYSKLLPYKDKLHPQYKSIFDFFNTIFSPIFNFLKTFIKPFQVGAGLAVDMSQIVLLIIFLMLLKFL, from the coding sequence ATGGATTTGATTAAAATATTCCTCAATATTCTAATTGTCGGCTTGTTTTTATATTCAAAATTACTGCCTTACAAAGATAAATTGCATCCTCAGTACAAATCGATTTTTGACTTTTTCAACACTATATTTTCGCCCATATTCAATTTTCTGAAAACCTTTATAAAACCTTTTCAGGTTGGAGCAGGATTAGCAGTCGATATGAGCCAGATTGTACTCTTAATTATATTTTTAATGCTATTAAAATTCCTTTAA
- a CDS encoding PP2C family serine/threonine-protein phosphatase, whose product MEETKRYLESFLFQNKIEIPKSKQSLFEDFISNETNIIAVKLIKEKQQMIMQNWNLKNRIDDIMHQSVFLPNGTVNKPYEAKIDFIQLGWDDIISYEIQNLEETGLSFDPEKELLSGNPKVSGDLKIKLLFKIDGEAEETPLNEKVFTLIVNPDPKSLWKNIETDQNALFAKEDNISVSGTFLDKKIVVASKRGRSHANSGSFREDDFAFKNFSSNGWSVLAVSDGAGSAALSRKGSKLACDTVIDYFEENLDKENLADFDEILFSHYKKTDPESSKKISHFVYSTLLKGAHFVNQKIEQFALENNEELKKFHATLIFALVKKYEFGYAVLTFGVGDCPIGLLNKDVTEITLMNTIDVGEFGGGTRFITMPEIFQSEKLSSRFGFKLVDDFSYLMLMTDGIYDPKFVVEANLEKIEKWNNFLSDLKGNNEDGSKVDFENDNAPIAEQLSNWMDFWSPGNHDDRTLAIIY is encoded by the coding sequence ATGGAAGAGACTAAAAGATATTTAGAGTCTTTTTTATTCCAGAATAAAATCGAAATTCCAAAAAGCAAACAATCGCTTTTTGAAGATTTTATTTCCAATGAAACCAATATTATAGCAGTAAAATTAATTAAAGAAAAACAGCAGATGATTATGCAGAACTGGAACTTAAAAAACCGAATTGACGATATAATGCATCAGTCTGTTTTTCTGCCAAACGGTACTGTAAATAAACCATACGAAGCCAAAATTGACTTTATTCAATTGGGCTGGGATGATATTATTTCGTACGAAATCCAGAATTTAGAAGAAACCGGACTTAGTTTTGATCCCGAAAAAGAACTTCTTTCAGGAAACCCAAAAGTAAGCGGTGACTTAAAAATAAAACTGCTTTTTAAAATTGATGGTGAAGCTGAAGAAACACCATTAAATGAAAAAGTCTTTACACTTATTGTAAATCCGGATCCAAAATCACTTTGGAAGAATATCGAAACCGATCAAAATGCGCTTTTTGCCAAAGAAGATAATATCTCAGTTTCGGGTACTTTCTTAGATAAAAAAATTGTTGTTGCTTCAAAAAGAGGAAGAAGTCATGCCAATTCAGGCTCATTTAGAGAAGACGATTTTGCATTCAAAAATTTCAGTTCAAACGGCTGGAGCGTTCTGGCAGTTTCAGACGGAGCTGGCTCTGCAGCGTTGTCCAGAAAAGGTTCAAAACTGGCCTGCGATACCGTAATTGATTATTTTGAAGAAAATCTCGATAAAGAAAACCTTGCGGATTTTGACGAAATTTTATTCAGCCATTATAAAAAAACAGATCCCGAATCATCAAAAAAAATCAGCCATTTTGTTTACAGTACGTTATTAAAAGGCGCCCATTTTGTTAATCAGAAAATCGAACAATTTGCCCTTGAAAATAACGAAGAACTTAAAAAATTCCACGCCACTTTAATTTTTGCTTTAGTCAAAAAATATGAGTTTGGTTACGCCGTTCTAACTTTCGGAGTAGGTGACTGCCCGATTGGTCTGCTTAATAAAGATGTAACCGAAATCACGCTGATGAACACTATAGATGTGGGCGAATTTGGCGGCGGTACACGATTTATAACCATGCCGGAGATTTTTCAGAGCGAAAAACTTTCATCCCGTTTCGGATTTAAATTAGTTGATGATTTCTCTTATTTAATGCTGATGACAGATGGTATTTACGACCCGAAATTTGTTGTAGAAGCCAATCTGGAAAAAATAGAAAAATGGAACAACTTTCTGTCTGATCTGAAAGGAAATAATGAAGACGGTTCTAAAGTTGATTTCGAAAATGATAATGCACCTATAGCAGAACAGCTTTCAAACTGGATGGACTTTTGGAGTCCCGGAAATCATGATGACAGAACCCTTGCTATAATTTACTAA
- a CDS encoding App1 family protein has protein sequence MKPILQLYRGYANEQELIVMGHVLRREHNYDFEKKKLKNATSVLKLFRIKTIKNFDIYLHYNDKIIHTKTLDDGFFNFCIPLEKETHFGWMPYEVSLKYKDQTVLCKGSFIRPHKGNLGIISDIDDTFLISHTNNFFRKIYILLFRNVNDRKVFKDVVPHYQALSSAGRHTTEEVNAFFYISSSEWNLYRFIAKFTRINKLPKAVFLLKDIKRGITDFFMSGRGNHDHKFEKIKHVVEFYPTLKYVLMGDDSQHDPVLYERICKIFPVTVIAVYIRQTGKYQKREVQKILKNLESLDVAVCYFKDSSEAIEHSRSIGIIK, from the coding sequence ATGAAACCAATTTTACAATTATACCGGGGTTATGCAAATGAACAGGAATTAATTGTGATGGGGCATGTTTTAAGAAGAGAACACAATTATGATTTTGAGAAAAAGAAATTAAAAAACGCAACCTCAGTCCTCAAATTATTCCGAATTAAAACCATTAAAAATTTTGATATTTATCTTCATTACAACGACAAGATAATTCATACCAAGACTTTAGACGATGGTTTTTTTAATTTTTGTATTCCGCTCGAGAAAGAAACACATTTTGGCTGGATGCCTTATGAAGTAAGCCTGAAATATAAAGATCAGACTGTGCTTTGTAAAGGCAGTTTTATTAGGCCGCACAAAGGAAATCTCGGCATCATATCGGATATTGATGATACGTTTTTGATTTCGCATACCAATAATTTCTTCCGTAAAATTTATATTTTATTATTCCGAAATGTAAATGACCGCAAAGTTTTTAAAGATGTTGTACCGCATTATCAGGCTTTAAGTTCGGCCGGAAGACATACTACAGAAGAAGTAAATGCTTTTTTCTACATTTCCAGCAGTGAATGGAATTTATACCGCTTTATTGCCAAATTTACCCGAATAAACAAACTTCCAAAAGCAGTTTTTCTGCTGAAGGACATCAAAAGAGGTATCACTGATTTTTTTATGAGCGGCAGAGGGAATCACGATCATAAATTCGAAAAAATAAAACACGTTGTCGAATTTTACCCTACTCTTAAATATGTTTTAATGGGTGATGATTCGCAGCACGATCCGGTTCTATACGAGCGTATCTGCAAAATATTTCCGGTTACGGTAATTGCGGTTTACATCAGGCAGACGGGAAAATATCAGAAAAGGGAAGTTCAGAAAATATTGAAGAATCTGGAAAGTCTTGATGTTGCGGTTTGTTATTTTAAAGACAGCAGCGAAGCGATTGAACATTCCCGCTCTATTGGGATTATTAAGTGA
- a CDS encoding vWA domain-containing protein: MRRLPVYLLLDTSGSMTGEPIEAVKNGVQMMISSLRQNPQAIETAFLSVITFDSTAQQIIPLTDLASFQMVDLKATGVTALGDALRLTAQKIESEVAKTTTEQKGDWKPLVFIMTDGIPTDNWQNGLAEFKKVKTAFTVACAAGGGADTNVLKQITDTVVSLENADSSSIGKFFQWVTASIGVTSTKIEDSGRELTNFKELPPPPSELNIVV, from the coding sequence ATGAGAAGACTACCTGTATATTTATTGTTAGATACATCCGGATCAATGACCGGAGAACCTATTGAAGCTGTAAAAAATGGCGTTCAAATGATGATTAGTTCATTACGTCAGAATCCGCAGGCAATCGAAACAGCTTTCTTAAGCGTGATTACTTTTGACAGTACTGCACAACAGATTATTCCTTTAACCGATTTGGCTTCTTTTCAAATGGTCGATTTAAAAGCAACAGGAGTAACGGCTCTGGGAGATGCTTTGAGATTAACGGCACAAAAAATTGAATCTGAAGTTGCCAAAACAACAACAGAACAAAAAGGAGACTGGAAACCGCTCGTATTTATTATGACTGACGGAATCCCGACAGATAACTGGCAAAACGGTCTGGCAGAATTTAAAAAAGTAAAAACAGCTTTTACTGTTGCCTGTGCAGCAGGAGGAGGCGCAGATACGAATGTCCTGAAACAAATTACAGATACTGTTGTAAGTCTGGAAAACGCAGACAGTTCCAGTATCGGGAAGTTTTTTCAATGGGTAACCGCTTCGATTGGCGTAACATCAACAAAAATAGAAGATTCAGGCAGAGAACTCACCAATTTTAAAGAATTACCTCCGCCACCATCTGAATTAAACATTGTAGTTTAA
- a CDS encoding TerC/Alx family metal homeostasis membrane protein has product MNQHPIFSEHPGLIIVFAVAVVIMLLLDLGIFNKKSHVVSNKEAITWSLVWISLAMIFSGLVYHYAGAAKFYEFQSAYWIEKALSVDNLFVFILVFKFFDVPNQNKHKVLFWGIIGALVLRAIFIFSGAFLIELTYLNKLLGLAGIEGFKYDINLIMTAFGLFLVYAGIKSWSSGDDDDDQDYNNTRGARLIRKFFKVSDKYDGDKFFTFENGKKLATPLLVVVAVIEFTDLLFAVDSIPAIFAISNDPFILYTSNIFAILGLRALFFLLDNFIHLFSKLQYGLAIILSFIGVKMIISPFYHIDSVYSLMVIGGVLIISVIASILMPEPKEEE; this is encoded by the coding sequence ATGAATCAACACCCAATTTTTTCGGAACATCCCGGTTTAATTATCGTTTTTGCGGTTGCAGTAGTCATCATGCTGTTGTTGGATTTGGGAATCTTCAACAAAAAAAGCCACGTAGTATCAAACAAAGAGGCAATTACCTGGTCATTAGTCTGGATAAGTTTAGCCATGATTTTCAGCGGACTGGTATATCACTATGCCGGAGCAGCCAAATTTTACGAATTTCAGTCGGCTTACTGGATTGAAAAAGCATTATCAGTTGATAACCTTTTCGTATTCATATTAGTATTTAAATTTTTTGATGTACCTAATCAAAACAAACATAAAGTGCTGTTTTGGGGAATCATTGGAGCATTAGTATTAAGAGCCATCTTTATATTCTCAGGAGCTTTCTTAATCGAACTTACGTATCTAAACAAACTTTTAGGTCTTGCCGGAATAGAAGGATTCAAATATGACATTAACCTGATTATGACTGCTTTTGGATTATTTCTTGTATATGCAGGTATCAAATCATGGTCTTCAGGAGACGATGACGACGATCAGGATTACAACAACACAAGAGGTGCAAGATTAATTAGAAAATTCTTTAAAGTCAGCGATAAATACGACGGAGACAAATTCTTTACATTCGAAAACGGAAAAAAATTAGCAACACCGCTTTTAGTAGTAGTAGCCGTAATTGAGTTTACAGATTTACTGTTTGCAGTAGATTCTATCCCTGCGATTTTTGCAATCTCAAACGATCCGTTTATCCTGTATACCTCTAATATTTTTGCTATTTTGGGACTTAGAGCATTGTTTTTCTTACTAGACAACTTCATTCACTTGTTTAGTAAATTACAATATGGTCTGGCAATTATCTTGTCATTCATCGGAGTTAAAATGATTATTTCTCCATTCTACCATATCGATTCTGTTTACTCATTAATGGTAATTGGCGGTGTATTGATCATTTCTGTAATCGCTTCGATCTTAATGCCGGAACCAAAAGAAGAAGAATAA
- a CDS encoding helix-hairpin-helix domain-containing protein encodes MSTVTVKSINDPAKTYQFVDNGEPMRGGVKDVYFSPDRKYVVAIFREKLDFNQKERLQKITNKYYMQIQNGEAGEYYLNEVFRWPTDVIEYNSLTGIIVPVYKPKFFFRKGYQTSDLIQGKEKNGKWFAGPKFRNPHFPLRVATSELGDWLSYFQVCVNLSRGVKKMHAMGLAHSDLSYNNVLIDPIERSACMIDLDGLVVPGLFPAEVIGTAEFIAPEVLSSKHLDKNDPNRKLPNRLTDLHALPVLIYMFLLHRHPLKGGKVHDLDTEKDDLLSMGEKAMFIEHPTDDTNRPKLNQVSKWDLPWADITKLPYTITGPYLKTLFDKVFVDGLHNPMQRPNAEEWEIALLKTTDLMQKCHNPACEQKWYVFDNTNTPKCPFCSTAHQGTLPVLDLYYQFQEGTWKPENHRLMVYNDQYLFQWHVNRNIARNEKLTQVQKVPVGYFTFFNGKWVLVNQKLTSLKDLTEDKEIPIGTMVELTDGKKILLSNEEGGRIIHVTMANT; translated from the coding sequence ATGAGTACAGTTACAGTAAAATCAATAAACGACCCTGCAAAAACCTATCAATTTGTTGATAATGGCGAACCTATGCGCGGCGGTGTAAAAGATGTCTACTTCAGCCCCGACAGAAAATACGTTGTGGCAATTTTTAGAGAAAAATTAGATTTTAATCAAAAAGAAAGACTTCAGAAAATCACCAATAAATATTACATGCAGATTCAGAACGGAGAAGCAGGAGAATATTATTTAAATGAAGTTTTCAGATGGCCGACAGATGTCATCGAATATAACAGTTTAACAGGGATAATTGTTCCGGTTTACAAGCCGAAATTCTTTTTTAGAAAAGGATATCAGACCAGTGATTTAATTCAGGGCAAAGAGAAAAACGGAAAATGGTTTGCAGGACCAAAATTCAGAAACCCTCATTTTCCATTGCGTGTTGCCACTTCAGAATTAGGCGACTGGTTAAGCTATTTTCAGGTTTGCGTAAACCTTTCCCGAGGTGTTAAAAAAATGCATGCTATGGGACTGGCGCATTCTGATTTATCATACAACAATGTTTTGATCGATCCTATAGAAAGATCAGCCTGCATGATCGATCTGGACGGATTAGTTGTTCCGGGGTTATTTCCTGCGGAAGTAATTGGTACTGCCGAATTTATTGCTCCCGAAGTACTTTCAAGCAAACATTTAGATAAAAACGACCCGAATAGAAAGTTGCCAAACAGGTTAACAGACCTGCATGCACTTCCGGTTTTAATTTATATGTTTTTATTACACAGACACCCGTTAAAAGGCGGGAAAGTCCATGATCTTGATACAGAAAAAGATGATTTACTGTCAATGGGAGAGAAGGCGATGTTTATCGAACACCCGACAGATGATACAAACAGACCTAAACTCAATCAGGTTTCAAAATGGGATTTGCCATGGGCGGATATAACTAAACTCCCATATACCATTACAGGGCCTTATTTAAAAACCTTATTTGATAAAGTCTTTGTAGATGGACTTCATAACCCGATGCAGCGCCCTAATGCGGAAGAATGGGAAATTGCGTTACTCAAAACAACCGATTTAATGCAGAAATGCCATAATCCGGCCTGCGAACAAAAATGGTATGTATTTGATAATACTAATACTCCAAAATGTCCGTTTTGTAGTACAGCACATCAGGGTACACTTCCGGTTTTAGATCTCTATTATCAGTTTCAGGAAGGCACCTGGAAGCCCGAGAATCACAGATTGATGGTTTATAATGATCAATATTTGTTTCAATGGCATGTTAATCGTAATATTGCCAGAAATGAGAAATTAACCCAGGTGCAAAAAGTGCCTGTAGGGTATTTTACATTTTTTAACGGGAAGTGGGTTTTGGTCAATCAAAAACTGACTTCGCTAAAAGATTTAACAGAAGACAAAGAAATACCGATTGGTACAATGGTGGAGCTTACAGACGGAAAAAAAATACTGCTTTCGAATGAAGAAGGTGGAAGAATAATTCATGTGACCATGGCCAATACATAA
- a CDS encoding ABC-F family ATP-binding cassette domain-containing protein, translated as MLNIHNLSVSFGGTYLFEEVTFRLGAGDRVGLVGKNGAGKSTMLKMLAGDFAPDSGVISQEKDIRMGFLRQDIDFEHGRTVLEEAYEAFTEIKIVEKKLEQINHQLVTRTDYESEEYGQIIEDLSDYTHRFELLGGYNYVGDTEKILLGLGFKREVFNNQTETFSGGWRMRIELAKLLLQSNDVLLLDEPTNHLDIESIIWLENFLRNYPGVVVIVSHDKMFLDNVTNRTIEISLGKAYDFNKPYSQYLELRHEIREKQLATQKNQQKKIEETEKLIEKFRAKASKASMAQSLIKKLDKVERIEVDEDDNSVMNISFPVSKEPGKVVIEAEHVTKSYGDKTILKDISLLVERGSKIAFVGQNGQGKSTFIKALVNEFEYDGNIKLGHNVQLGYFAQNQAEYLDGEITLLQTMEDAATDTNRMKVRDMLGSFLFRGDDVEKKVKVLSGGERNRLALCKLLLQPINVLLMDEPTNHLDIKSKNVLKAALQKFGGTLLLVSHDRDFLQGMSNIVYEFKDQKIKEYLGDINFFLEQRNLENMREVEKKDVVKTTAPKETTKASYEDQKKTKALQNRLSKIESQIQQLEKDIQHDDKMLETNYDKHIEDASFFTAYNKKKEDLDQLLIDWEAVQEEIDNFNS; from the coding sequence ATGCTTAACATACACAATCTTTCAGTTTCTTTTGGCGGAACGTATTTATTTGAAGAAGTTACCTTTCGTTTAGGCGCCGGAGACCGCGTAGGTCTTGTAGGTAAAAACGGAGCGGGTAAATCGACCATGCTTAAAATGCTGGCAGGAGATTTCGCACCGGATTCAGGAGTAATTTCTCAGGAAAAAGACATCCGGATGGGCTTTTTACGTCAGGATATTGATTTCGAACACGGAAGAACAGTTTTGGAAGAAGCTTATGAAGCCTTCACAGAAATTAAGATTGTAGAAAAAAAGCTGGAACAAATTAATCACCAACTCGTTACAAGAACAGACTACGAAAGCGAAGAATACGGTCAGATCATTGAAGATTTATCTGACTACACCCATCGTTTTGAACTTCTTGGAGGTTACAACTATGTAGGAGATACCGAGAAAATTCTTTTAGGACTTGGTTTTAAAAGAGAAGTCTTTAATAACCAGACAGAAACTTTTTCCGGAGGATGGAGAATGCGTATCGAATTGGCTAAATTATTATTGCAGTCAAACGATGTACTGCTTCTGGATGAGCCTACCAACCACTTAGATATCGAAAGTATCATTTGGTTAGAAAATTTCCTTCGTAATTATCCGGGAGTTGTGGTAATCGTTTCGCACGATAAAATGTTTTTGGATAACGTTACCAATCGTACAATCGAAATTTCTTTAGGAAAAGCATACGACTTTAATAAACCCTATTCTCAATATTTAGAACTGCGTCATGAGATTCGCGAAAAACAATTAGCAACTCAAAAGAACCAGCAGAAAAAGATTGAAGAAACCGAAAAATTAATCGAGAAATTCCGTGCAAAAGCTTCAAAAGCTTCGATGGCGCAGTCTTTGATTAAAAAATTAGATAAAGTAGAAAGAATCGAAGTTGATGAAGACGATAATTCAGTAATGAACATTTCGTTTCCGGTTTCTAAAGAACCTGGAAAAGTAGTTATCGAAGCAGAACATGTAACCAAATCATACGGCGACAAAACGATTCTTAAAGATATTAGTTTATTGGTCGAAAGAGGAAGTAAAATTGCTTTCGTTGGTCAAAACGGACAAGGAAAATCAACTTTCATCAAAGCATTAGTAAACGAATTTGAGTATGATGGAAATATCAAATTGGGACACAATGTACAGTTAGGATATTTTGCTCAAAATCAGGCCGAATATTTAGACGGAGAAATCACTTTGCTTCAAACAATGGAAGATGCCGCAACCGACACAAACCGCATGAAAGTGCGCGATATGTTAGGTTCTTTCCTTTTTAGAGGCGATGATGTTGAGAAAAAAGTAAAGGTACTTTCAGGAGGAGAGCGTAACCGCCTGGCACTTTGTAAATTATTATTACAGCCAATCAACGTATTGCTGATGGATGAGCCTACGAACCACTTAGATATTAAATCTAAGAACGTTTTAAAAGCAGCACTTCAAAAATTCGGAGGAACATTACTGTTAGTTTCTCACGACAGGGATTTTCTTCAGGGAATGTCGAATATCGTTTACGAATTTAAAGATCAAAAAATCAAGGAATATCTGGGAGACATTAATTTCTTTTTAGAACAGCGCAATCTTGAAAACATGCGTGAAGTAGAGAAAAAAGATGTTGTAAAAACAACAGCTCCAAAAGAAACGACAAAAGCATCTTACGAAGACCAGAAAAAAACAAAAGCGCTTCAAAATAGATTAAGCAAAATCGAAAGCCAGATTCAGCAGTTAGAAAAAGACATTCAGCACGACGATAAAATGCTCGAAACTAATTACGACAAACATATCGAAGACGCTTCATTCTTTACAGCATACAACAAAAAGAAAGAAGATCTGGATCAGTTATTAATTGACTGGGAAGCTGTTCAGGAAGAGATTGATAATTTTAATTCTTAG
- a CDS encoding diacylglycerol/lipid kinase family protein, protein MKKNILFVVNPISGDLDKSELIEAVQEFAATNHFDLEVYETTGKNDLKAIQNIYNQYAPERIVVAGGDGTIKMVAEAMEDQDVIIGILPAGSANGLSVDLNLPAGIEENLKIAFLHHYIEMDMICINGKKSIHLSDLGLNANLVKNYEQSDVRGFWGYALQAFTTLKESEEPFVATISANNKTVQHVARMIVIANSQKYGTGVIINPNGTMNDGKFELVILKSLDLLLIGKIITGNMPIDSDDIVIISTDKATIETDYPVNFQIDGEYCGAQKFLEIDILHKQMKLAVP, encoded by the coding sequence TTGAAAAAGAATATCCTATTTGTCGTAAATCCCATATCGGGAGACCTTGATAAATCTGAACTAATCGAGGCTGTTCAGGAATTTGCAGCGACAAATCATTTCGATCTGGAGGTATATGAAACCACCGGAAAAAACGATTTGAAAGCAATACAAAACATATACAATCAATATGCTCCCGAAAGAATTGTCGTTGCGGGAGGCGACGGAACAATAAAAATGGTGGCAGAAGCCATGGAAGATCAGGACGTGATCATTGGAATTCTGCCCGCCGGATCTGCAAACGGACTTTCGGTCGATTTAAATCTGCCTGCCGGAATCGAGGAGAACCTTAAAATTGCCTTTCTGCATCATTATATCGAAATGGATATGATTTGCATCAACGGTAAAAAAAGCATCCATTTAAGCGATCTGGGTTTAAATGCCAATCTGGTTAAAAATTACGAGCAAAGTGATGTTCGGGGTTTTTGGGGATATGCCCTGCAGGCGTTTACAACTTTAAAAGAATCTGAAGAACCTTTTGTAGCCACAATTTCGGCAAATAACAAAACAGTACAGCATGTCGCAAGAATGATTGTAATTGCCAATTCGCAGAAATACGGAACAGGCGTAATCATTAATCCGAATGGCACGATGAACGACGGTAAATTTGAACTGGTGATTCTGAAAAGCCTTGATTTATTATTGATTGGAAAAATAATTACCGGAAACATGCCCATTGATTCAGATGATATTGTAATTATTTCGACAGACAAAGCAACAATAGAAACCGATTATCCGGTTAATTTTCAAATTGACGGAGAATATTGCGGTGCGCAAAAATTTTTAGAAATTGATATTCTGCACAAACAAATGAAACTGGCGGTTCCGTAA
- a CDS encoding TerY-C metal binding domain-containing protein, which translates to MRRLPIYFLIDISESMVGEPIQQVEEGLSTIIQALKTDPHALETVYVSIIVFAGQPKTLVPLQEIVSFYPPKFPIGSGTSLSKGLGHLMYELRSNIVKTTYEVKGDWKPIVFLFTDGVPTDDTQAAINEWKNNWQRTANLIAVSFGNETDTKLLGQLTENVLHFKNTNVQSYKEFFKWVTDSIKTSSISVENNSSGFELAKLDGETLSKIDLTKEEPNKQYVDDNYVVLNGKCQNTKRPYLMKYRKVIAPSIYAGIELASKNYKLVGAYQVDNTYFELADSSNFNTKVNTEELIGGPTCPCCGNQIAFAVCVCQKIHCIGDEQVSTCPWCNNQGSYGYGEGGFDVNRTQG; encoded by the coding sequence ATGAGAAGATTACCAATATATTTTTTAATTGATATTTCAGAGTCAATGGTTGGCGAACCTATTCAGCAGGTCGAAGAAGGACTATCTACCATAATTCAGGCATTAAAAACAGATCCGCATGCGCTTGAAACCGTTTATGTCTCTATTATTGTTTTTGCCGGACAGCCAAAAACTTTGGTGCCGCTGCAGGAAATAGTGAGTTTTTATCCGCCTAAATTCCCAATAGGAAGCGGTACATCACTAAGCAAAGGACTCGGACATTTGATGTATGAATTAAGAAGCAATATTGTTAAAACAACTTATGAAGTTAAAGGAGACTGGAAACCAATTGTATTTCTGTTCACAGACGGAGTCCCTACAGATGACACACAGGCCGCTATAAATGAATGGAAAAACAACTGGCAGCGAACAGCAAATTTAATTGCCGTTTCGTTTGGAAATGAGACCGACACAAAATTATTAGGACAGCTGACAGAAAACGTGCTTCACTTTAAAAACACCAATGTACAATCGTATAAAGAATTTTTTAAATGGGTAACAGATTCTATCAAAACCAGCAGTATTTCGGTAGAAAATAATTCGTCAGGTTTTGAACTCGCAAAATTAGACGGCGAAACACTTTCTAAAATAGATTTAACCAAAGAAGAACCCAACAAACAATACGTTGATGACAATTATGTAGTTTTAAACGGAAAATGTCAGAACACCAAAAGACCCTATCTAATGAAGTACCGCAAAGTTATTGCGCCTTCGATATATGCAGGAATCGAACTGGCATCTAAAAACTACAAACTTGTTGGAGCCTATCAGGTTGATAATACTTATTTTGAACTGGCAGATTCTAGTAATTTTAATACTAAAGTAAATACAGAAGAACTTATTGGAGGACCAACTTGTCCGTGCTGCGGTAATCAGATTGCTTTTGCCGTATGTGTATGTCAAAAAATACATTGTATTGGCGACGAGCAGGTAAGCACATGCCCGTGGTGTAACAATCAGGGATCGTACGGCTATGGAGAAGGCGGTTTTGATGTAAACAGAACACAAGGATAA
- a CDS encoding vWA domain-containing protein — protein MRRLPVYFLLDTSGSMYGEPIQALNNALSGMINTLRSDAQALDSLWISIITYDREVKEIVPLTELVHFQLPEITCPQSGPTNTGAGLDFVIQKVKTEVIKGSATLKGDWKPLLFVFTDGKPSDIQFYREKIQEIKALNFGAVVGCAAGHMANDSILKELTDNVVHLDSADSSTLKQFFKWVSETIEQGNKSQGTGESVTLPPPPSEITVVV, from the coding sequence ATGAGAAGACTACCCGTATATTTTTTGCTGGATACTTCAGGGTCTATGTATGGAGAACCTATTCAGGCTCTGAATAATGCTTTAAGCGGTATGATTAATACGCTGCGCTCAGACGCTCAGGCTCTTGATTCGCTGTGGATTAGTATTATAACCTACGACAGAGAAGTAAAAGAAATTGTGCCGTTAACAGAACTGGTTCATTTTCAGCTTCCCGAAATAACTTGTCCGCAGAGTGGCCCTACCAATACAGGAGCAGGACTGGATTTTGTAATTCAGAAAGTAAAAACCGAAGTTATAAAAGGATCAGCAACGCTCAAAGGCGACTGGAAACCGCTGCTTTTTGTTTTTACAGACGGAAAACCATCCGATATTCAGTTTTACAGAGAAAAGATACAGGAAATAAAAGCCCTGAATTTTGGCGCCGTTGTAGGCTGTGCAGCAGGTCATATGGCAAACGACAGTATTCTGAAAGAACTTACAGATAATGTGGTTCATCTTGATTCGGCAGACAGCTCTACTTTAAAACAATTTTTTAAATGGGTTTCCGAAACAATCGAACAGGGAAATAAAAGCCAGGGAACAGGAGAAAGTGTAACACTGCCGCCACCGCCAAGCGAAATAACAGTTGTAGTTTAA